A stretch of the Vitreoscilla filiformis genome encodes the following:
- the hpaH gene encoding 2-oxo-hept-4-ene-1,7-dioate hydratase encodes MLDLATTQALARQLQTARRTRTPLRQFSRQYPQMTLEDGYAIQREWVKLEQAAGRTIRGRKIGLTSRAMQLSSQITEPDYAPLMDDMFYASGGDIPMGDFIAPRVEVELAFILGRELRGPHVTIFEVLAATEYVTPAIEIIDARIEQFDRDTRAPRKVFDTISDFAANAGIVLGGRPVKPDAVDLRWVGAMLFKNGVIEETGLAAGVLGHPATGVAWLANKIAPYDEHLRAGDVVLAGSFTRPTPAAAGDTFSADYGPLGTVAFRFV; translated from the coding sequence ATGCTCGATCTCGCCACCACCCAGGCGCTGGCGCGCCAGTTGCAAACCGCCCGGCGCACGCGCACCCCGTTGCGCCAGTTTTCACGCCAGTATCCGCAGATGACACTCGAAGATGGCTACGCCATCCAACGCGAATGGGTGAAGCTGGAACAGGCGGCGGGCCGCACCATCCGGGGCCGCAAAATTGGGTTGACTTCGCGGGCGATGCAGTTGTCCAGCCAAATCACCGAGCCCGACTACGCCCCGCTCATGGACGACATGTTTTACGCCAGCGGCGGGGACATTCCCATGGGTGACTTCATCGCGCCTCGCGTGGAAGTGGAGCTGGCGTTCATCCTGGGGCGCGAGCTGCGCGGCCCTCACGTGACGATTTTTGAAGTGCTGGCCGCGACCGAGTACGTGACGCCGGCCATCGAAATCATCGACGCTCGCATCGAGCAGTTCGACCGAGACACCCGCGCCCCGCGCAAGGTGTTCGACACCATTTCGGACTTTGCGGCAAATGCGGGCATCGTGTTGGGGGGCCGCCCGGTCAAGCCAGACGCGGTCGACTTGCGCTGGGTGGGTGCCATGCTGTTCAAGAACGGGGTGATCGAAGAAACCGGCCTGGCGGCGGGTGTGTTGGGGCACCCCGCGACCGGCGTGGCCTGGCTGGCCAACAAGATCGCCCCTTACGACGAGCATCTGCGGGCCGGCGACGTGGTGTTGGCCGGCTCCTTCACCCGCCCCACGCCCGCCGCAGCGGGGGACACGTTTTCGGCGGACTACGGCCCTTTGGGCACAGTGGCTTTCCGGTTTGTTTGA
- a CDS encoding 5-carboxymethyl-2-hydroxymuconate Delta-isomerase — protein sequence MPHLVILYTPNLDAETDMTALCRRLADAMATVRDDAGQPVFPTGGIRVLAYPAAHYAVADGSGDFGFCWFHLRMGRGRSAAVQQAAGQALTAVARAHLAPVLAHRAVGLTLQIDEGPEVFDAKFGNLHPLFSKP from the coding sequence ATGCCGCACCTTGTCATCCTCTACACCCCGAATCTCGACGCCGAAACGGACATGACGGCGCTGTGTCGCCGTCTGGCCGACGCCATGGCCACCGTGCGCGATGACGCCGGCCAGCCCGTGTTCCCGACCGGGGGCATCCGCGTGCTGGCCTACCCAGCGGCGCATTACGCCGTGGCCGATGGGTCGGGGGATTTTGGGTTTTGCTGGTTCCACCTGCGCATGGGGCGTGGGCGCAGCGCGGCGGTGCAACAAGCCGCCGGCCAAGCGCTGACCGCCGTAGCGCGGGCGCATCTGGCGCCTGTGCTGGCGCACCGCGCCGTCGGCCTGACGCTGCAAATCGACGAAGGCCCCGAAGTGTTCGACGCCAAGTTCGGCAACCTCCACCCCTTGTTCTCTAAGCCTTGA
- a CDS encoding response regulator has translation MSAPVIFVVEDEPRLAQLVRDYLQAAGYTARVFDHGLAVEPAVRAETPALILLDVMLPGRDGLSICRALRAFSPVPIIMLTARVEEVDRLIGLEAGADDYICKPFSPREVVARVRAVLRRAPAWHDAAPPAAPRGEAEPAPAGLVIDTDHHRARWDGQWLDLTPVELRLLAALAAQPGRVFSRDQLLDKLHPDQRTLSDRTVDSHIKNLRRKLETVRPGQELIRSIYGVGYKFEP, from the coding sequence ATGAGCGCCCCCGTGATTTTTGTGGTGGAAGACGAACCCCGCTTGGCGCAGTTGGTGCGCGACTACCTGCAAGCCGCCGGCTACACCGCCCGCGTGTTCGACCACGGTTTGGCCGTCGAACCCGCTGTGCGGGCCGAAACCCCGGCGTTGATCTTGCTGGATGTGATGTTGCCCGGGCGGGATGGGCTGTCGATCTGCCGTGCGCTGCGGGCGTTCAGCCCCGTGCCCATCATCATGCTGACGGCGCGGGTGGAGGAAGTGGATCGGCTCATCGGCTTGGAGGCGGGCGCGGACGATTACATCTGCAAGCCCTTCAGCCCCCGCGAAGTGGTGGCCCGGGTGCGCGCCGTGCTGCGACGCGCACCCGCGTGGCATGACGCTGCCCCGCCCGCCGCGCCGCGTGGCGAAGCCGAGCCCGCACCCGCCGGCTTGGTGATCGACACCGACCACCACCGCGCCCGTTGGGATGGCCAATGGCTCGACCTCACCCCGGTGGAGCTGCGTTTGCTGGCGGCCTTGGCAGCCCAGCCGGGGCGGGTGTTTTCGCGCGATCAACTGCTGGACAAGCTGCACCCCGACCAGCGCACCCTGAGCGATCGCACCGTGGACAGCCACATCAAAAACCTGCGCCGCAAGCTCGAAACCGTGCGCCCAGGCCAGGAGCTGATCCGCTCGATTTACGGCGTGGGCTACAAGTTCGAGCCCTGA
- a CDS encoding ATP-binding protein translates to MKRPGLTWQLFLAVLATATLVTIAMGAAAQFNFSRGFIGYLNQQATEQMEAALPRLQRAFVERGHGSWEFVRERPGAWFRLMEPEPEREGATPWEGRLDQIAPHLLGLGRRLALLDAQRQLVIGYPRVFANSQQREIVVEGRTVGWVVLAPVESVTDAAALQFGHEQRHALVVMGGVSVLLAALIAWWVARVLLAPVREVARATHRLAAGHYDTRVSVRSQDEIGQLAQDFNQLAHTLARNEQMRRDAMADISHELRTPLAVLRGEIEAMQDGIHPLTPHSLGVLHAEVETLTQLVNDLHQLALADVGALHYRKEDVALGPLVAQQADAFAARCAERDLRLEVSLPADDVIVHADPARLCQLLHNLLDNAVRYTDPGGTVRVRLTLLEPTQARIEVADSAPGVAPELLARLFERFFRAEASRTRASGGSGLGLAIGRSIVEAHGGTIEATPSPLGGVCIGVNLPRAVGGMTA, encoded by the coding sequence ATGAAACGCCCCGGCCTGACCTGGCAACTCTTTCTCGCTGTGCTGGCCACGGCCACGCTCGTCACCATTGCGATGGGGGCGGCGGCACAGTTCAACTTCAGCCGAGGGTTCATCGGCTACCTCAACCAGCAGGCGACCGAGCAAATGGAAGCGGCCTTGCCTCGGTTGCAGCGTGCTTTTGTCGAGCGTGGGCACGGCAGTTGGGAGTTTGTGCGCGAACGTCCCGGCGCTTGGTTCCGCTTGATGGAGCCCGAGCCCGAACGCGAAGGCGCCACGCCGTGGGAAGGGCGGCTCGATCAAATCGCCCCGCACTTGCTGGGCCTGGGGCGGCGCTTGGCGCTGTTGGATGCGCAGCGTCAGTTGGTGATCGGGTATCCGCGTGTGTTTGCCAACTCGCAACAGCGGGAGATCGTGGTGGAGGGGCGCACTGTCGGCTGGGTGGTGTTGGCGCCGGTCGAGTCGGTGACGGATGCGGCGGCCTTGCAGTTTGGTCACGAACAGCGCCACGCGCTGGTGGTGATGGGCGGCGTGTCCGTGCTGCTGGCGGCGCTGATCGCGTGGTGGGTGGCGCGGGTGCTGCTGGCGCCCGTGCGCGAGGTGGCGCGTGCCACGCACCGGCTGGCTGCTGGGCATTACGACACCCGCGTCAGCGTGCGCAGCCAAGACGAAATCGGCCAACTGGCGCAAGACTTCAACCAGCTCGCCCACACCCTGGCCCGCAACGAACAAATGCGCCGCGATGCCATGGCCGATATTTCGCACGAGCTGCGCACCCCGCTGGCTGTGCTGCGCGGAGAAATCGAGGCGATGCAAGACGGCATCCACCCCCTGACGCCGCACAGTCTGGGGGTGCTGCACGCCGAAGTCGAAACCCTCACCCAATTGGTGAACGACCTGCATCAACTGGCCTTGGCCGATGTGGGCGCGCTGCACTATCGCAAGGAAGACGTGGCCCTTGGGCCGTTGGTGGCCCAGCAGGCCGACGCCTTCGCCGCCCGCTGTGCCGAGCGTGACTTGCGGCTGGAGGTGAGCCTTCCTGCCGACGATGTCATCGTTCATGCCGACCCGGCGCGGCTGTGCCAACTCCTGCACAACTTGCTGGACAACGCGGTGCGCTACACCGATCCCGGCGGCACCGTGCGCGTGCGTTTGACGCTGCTCGAACCGACCCAAGCGCGCATCGAAGTGGCCGATTCGGCCCCCGGCGTGGCGCCCGAGTTGCTGGCGCGTTTGTTCGAGCGGTTTTTCCGGGCCGAAGCCTCACGCACCCGGGCCAGCGGGGGCAGCGGCTTGGGCTTGGCGATTGGCCGCAGCATCGTGGAAGCCCACGGCGGCACCATCGAGGCCACGCCTTCGCCCCTGGGCGGCGTGTGCATTGGCGTGAACTTGCCCCGGGCTGTAGGAGGCATGACCGCATGA
- a CDS encoding ferredoxin reductase family protein: MPTSIIQRALWAVLLGLTALWLGAEPTPWPQPFHYFAFRASFMQYSGALAIGAMSVAMVLAVRPTWLEPHLRGLDKMYRLHKWLGITALVTSVAHWWLGQGTKWMVGWGWLVRPPRGPRPSPADQGMLEAWFGSQRHLAETVGEWAFYAAAVLMVLALVKRFPYHWFAKTHTVLAALYLALVFHSVVLVKFPYWGSALGVVLAVLMAGGSVAAVLVLGGRVGARRQVSAEVVSTTAYPGVNALHTTLRVGEGWPGHRAGQFAFVTLDPKEGAHPYTLASAWDAQTRRLSLVTKALGDHTRRLPELVKPGLPATIEGPYGCFDFTDAQPHQIWIGAGIGITPFIARMQQLAAQGLQGVSVDLFHPTAQRDDRALAQLHADARAAGIRLHVLVDAQDGRLDGAHIRHLVPQWLQASVWFCGPVGLGQALLADFRAHGLMPQRFHQELFQMR, encoded by the coding sequence ATGCCAACTTCGATCATTCAACGCGCCTTATGGGCCGTTTTACTGGGCCTCACCGCTTTGTGGCTGGGGGCCGAACCCACGCCTTGGCCGCAGCCGTTCCACTACTTTGCGTTCCGTGCCAGTTTCATGCAGTACAGCGGCGCACTGGCCATCGGCGCCATGAGTGTGGCCATGGTGCTGGCCGTGCGGCCCACCTGGCTGGAGCCCCACCTGCGCGGCCTGGACAAGATGTACCGCCTGCACAAGTGGCTGGGCATCACAGCACTCGTCACCTCGGTGGCGCACTGGTGGCTGGGCCAAGGCACGAAGTGGATGGTGGGGTGGGGTTGGTTGGTGCGTCCACCGCGTGGGCCGCGCCCCTCGCCCGCCGATCAAGGTATGTTGGAAGCCTGGTTCGGCAGCCAACGCCACCTCGCCGAAACCGTGGGCGAGTGGGCGTTCTACGCCGCCGCCGTGCTGATGGTGTTGGCCCTGGTGAAGCGTTTTCCCTACCACTGGTTCGCCAAAACGCACACGGTGCTGGCGGCGCTGTACCTGGCGCTGGTGTTTCACTCGGTGGTGTTGGTGAAGTTCCCGTATTGGGGCAGTGCGCTCGGGGTGGTACTGGCGGTGCTGATGGCCGGGGGCAGCGTGGCCGCCGTGCTGGTGTTGGGGGGCCGTGTGGGGGCTCGCCGCCAAGTCAGCGCCGAAGTGGTGAGCACCACGGCCTATCCGGGCGTGAACGCGCTGCACACCACGCTGCGCGTGGGCGAAGGCTGGCCGGGCCATCGGGCGGGGCAGTTTGCGTTCGTCACCCTGGATCCGAAGGAAGGTGCCCACCCGTACACCCTGGCCTCAGCGTGGGACGCGCAAACGCGCCGCCTCAGCCTCGTCACCAAAGCGTTGGGGGATCACACGCGGCGCTTGCCCGAACTGGTCAAGCCGGGTTTGCCAGCCACGATCGAAGGCCCCTACGGCTGTTTTGACTTCACCGACGCCCAGCCTCACCAGATTTGGATCGGCGCTGGCATCGGCATCACGCCCTTCATTGCGCGGATGCAGCAACTCGCCGCCCAGGGCTTGCAAGGGGTGAGCGTGGATCTGTTTCACCCCACCGCCCAGCGGGATGACCGTGCCCTGGCGCAACTGCACGCCGACGCCCGCGCCGCTGGCATCCGCCTGCATGTGCTGGTGGATGCGCAAGATGGCCGTCTGGACGGCGCCCACATCCGCCATCTGGTGCCGCAATGGCTGCAAGCCAGCGTGTGGTTTTGCGGCCCGGTCGGGCTCGGCCAGGCCCTGCTGGCGGATTTTCGTGCCCATGGGCTGATGCCGCAGCGCTTTCACCAGGAGCTGTTCCAGATGCGCTGA
- the yjjJ gene encoding type II toxin-antitoxin system HipA family toxin YjjJ, which produces MRPPNHSARSQLLTLLGRGDPRSATELARTLGVSVATLHRLLGESASQIVTHGQARRTRYAARRPVRGEWADWPLYEIDATGRAHSRARLTPLASQGSSCPGLAEAGWPVPPESRDGWWEGLPYPLHDMRPQGYIGRQIARAEHQALGIGADPDRWSDDDVLIALSRIGSDLSGSFILGDEALARWQQHSLTPPEPHPAPTLAAHYVQLAEQALTSGVPGSSAAGEFPKFCALRDAPVARTPHVLVKFSGADGSPTVQRWADLLVCEHLALNWAGTLTGVEAARSRLLQAQGRTFLEVERFDRHGWLGRSPLVSLGTLDAALLGSGRSDWPDLATRLMAAGWLAPDALAPIQRLWWFGKLIANSDMHTGNLSFRPRPTLTLQLAPAYDMLPMLYAPLPGGELPARTFQPPLPLPPQRDTWHHACQAAQGFWAEAARDSRISQAFRQQCHAHHSTLQRLAERV; this is translated from the coding sequence ATGCGCCCTCCCAACCACTCCGCCCGCTCACAGTTGTTGACGCTTCTCGGGCGCGGCGACCCTCGATCTGCAACGGAACTGGCACGCACCTTGGGCGTCAGCGTGGCCACCTTGCACCGCTTGTTGGGGGAGAGTGCGTCGCAGATCGTCACGCACGGCCAGGCCCGGCGCACGCGGTACGCCGCCCGCCGACCGGTGCGCGGCGAGTGGGCCGACTGGCCGCTCTACGAAATCGACGCCACCGGGCGCGCCCACAGCCGGGCTCGGCTCACGCCTCTGGCGTCGCAAGGCAGCAGTTGCCCCGGCTTGGCCGAAGCCGGCTGGCCGGTGCCCCCCGAATCCCGCGATGGATGGTGGGAAGGGTTGCCCTACCCTTTGCATGACATGCGCCCGCAGGGCTACATCGGTCGGCAGATCGCCCGGGCCGAGCATCAAGCTTTGGGCATCGGCGCCGACCCCGATCGCTGGAGTGATGACGATGTGCTCATCGCCCTCAGCCGCATCGGTTCCGATCTGAGTGGCTCGTTCATCCTGGGTGATGAGGCGTTGGCGCGCTGGCAGCAACACAGCTTGACCCCACCCGAACCTCACCCCGCCCCCACGCTGGCGGCGCACTATGTCCAATTGGCCGAACAAGCCCTGACCAGCGGCGTGCCGGGCTCCAGCGCGGCCGGTGAGTTCCCCAAGTTTTGCGCCCTGCGTGACGCCCCTGTGGCCCGCACCCCGCATGTGTTGGTGAAATTTTCGGGCGCGGACGGCTCACCCACCGTGCAGCGTTGGGCCGATCTGCTGGTCTGTGAACACTTGGCGCTGAACTGGGCCGGCACGCTGACCGGTGTTGAAGCCGCCCGCAGTCGTTTGCTGCAAGCCCAGGGGCGCACGTTTCTGGAAGTCGAACGTTTTGATCGCCATGGTTGGCTGGGGCGCAGCCCGTTGGTCAGCTTGGGGACGTTGGACGCCGCCCTGCTCGGCAGTGGCCGCAGCGATTGGCCCGATCTGGCCACCCGGTTGATGGCCGCAGGCTGGTTGGCCCCCGATGCGCTGGCCCCGATTCAGCGGCTGTGGTGGTTCGGCAAGCTGATCGCCAACAGTGACATGCACACCGGCAACCTGAGCTTCCGCCCCCGCCCCACCCTGACCCTCCAACTGGCCCCGGCGTATGACATGCTGCCCATGCTGTACGCCCCCCTCCCCGGTGGTGAGTTGCCCGCACGCACTTTTCAACCGCCCCTGCCCTTGCCCCCCCAGCGCGACACCTGGCACCACGCCTGCCAAGCTGCGCAAGGTTTTTGGGCCGAAGCCGCACGCGATTCACGCATCAGCCAGGCGTTCCGGCAGCAATGCCACGCACATCACAGCACGCTGCAACGCTTGGCCGAACGGGTGTGA
- a CDS encoding 2Fe-2S iron-sulfur cluster-binding protein, with amino-acid sequence MGRIRLHPSLKEVACAAGDTVLGALEKAGYALPNNCRAGACGECKVKVLSGQFDQGMVLDMALTQEERQQGYGLMCMAKPISEELVIDWGMEDAKPKLFPPRERQRYVVVERLARTPRIVELHLRPVAAPMRYWPGQYVTLGDARAGVPPRCYSVANAPRPDGTIVLQITRVDDGHTSRWVHERVHVGQVVQVNGPYGTFIGDPAVESPVLCLAAGSGLAPILALTEAALRRGFRKPVTLMFSARTPADLYADGPLAYWQTKHRSFTYVPCLTRLDAGQALPAGALAGRIPEVLGQRFPDLSAYSVFIAGSPAFVADCSQAVQALGALPQRMHTEGYVSQAGPQTVPEG; translated from the coding sequence ATGGGCCGCATCCGTCTGCATCCTTCGCTGAAGGAGGTGGCCTGCGCGGCGGGGGACACAGTGCTGGGCGCGCTGGAAAAAGCAGGGTACGCCCTGCCCAACAACTGCCGCGCCGGCGCCTGTGGCGAGTGCAAGGTGAAGGTACTCTCCGGCCAGTTCGACCAGGGCATGGTGCTGGACATGGCCCTGACCCAGGAGGAGCGCCAACAAGGCTACGGCCTGATGTGCATGGCCAAGCCGATCTCCGAAGAATTGGTGATCGACTGGGGCATGGAGGACGCCAAGCCCAAGCTGTTTCCGCCGCGTGAGCGCCAGCGTTATGTGGTGGTGGAGCGCTTGGCGCGCACGCCGCGCATCGTGGAGTTGCACCTGCGCCCGGTGGCCGCGCCGATGCGCTACTGGCCGGGGCAGTACGTCACGCTGGGGGATGCGCGGGCGGGGGTGCCGCCGCGTTGTTACTCGGTGGCCAATGCGCCTCGACCGGATGGCACCATCGTTCTGCAAATCACCCGTGTGGACGATGGGCACACCAGCCGCTGGGTGCATGAGCGTGTCCACGTCGGGCAAGTGGTGCAGGTGAATGGGCCGTATGGCACCTTCATTGGCGATCCGGCTGTGGAGTCCCCGGTGCTGTGCTTGGCGGCGGGTTCGGGCTTGGCGCCGATTTTGGCGCTCACGGAAGCGGCGCTGCGGCGCGGTTTTCGCAAGCCAGTGACGTTGATGTTTTCCGCCCGCACCCCCGCCGACCTGTACGCCGATGGCCCGCTGGCCTACTGGCAAACCAAGCACCGCAGTTTCACCTACGTGCCCTGCCTGACGCGGCTGGACGCCGGACAGGCCCTGCCAGCGGGCGCGCTGGCCGGGCGCATCCCCGAGGTGCTGGGCCAGCGTTTCCCGGACTTGAGCGCTTACAGCGTGTTCATCGCCGGCAGCCCAGCGTTTGTGGCGGATTGCAGCCAGGCCGTGCAGGCGTTGGGCGCCCTGCCGCAGAGGATGCACACCGAAGGGTATGTGAGCCAAGCGGGGCCGCAAACCGTGCCGGAGGGGTGA